CGAAGTCATCCATGGCCTGGCGTGTGACCACCGAGATTGATTGCGGTGTCTGGCGGGGTGTCAGAACCATGCGTGTAGCGGTAGCGATGGTGCCGGGGGTATAGGAGCCCGTGCCCTCGGTGACCGTACCCAACTGGTTGGCCATGACCTGGGTGGTACCCAGTTCCAGGGCGGATCCGCCGCTGGCGCTAATGGTCACAGCATTGCCTTGCAGGCCATAGTTGACGCCTGTGCCCTTTAGCAGGCTGGCGATAGCTTTGGTCGGCTCAAGCTTGCCTTTCACTGCAACACTGGTTTTACCCTGCACATCCGTCGGGCTGTACAGCACCTGCAGATTGGTCTGGCGACCAAACGCCTGCAACGCCGTCCCCAACGGTTGTGCAGGAATATCGATCTCGATCTCTTGGGCCTGTACATAACCAGCCATGGGCAAGGACACCGCAAGGGCGAGGGCACAAGGCTTGAGGTTGAAGTTCAGGGCCCTTCGCATGGATAGCGCTTTGCTCAGAGGGCTGAGACCGAGTCTTACTGACATGGATGAGTTCTCTTCTATGTTTTAGGTTGGCAGTTTATAGGTGTTTATTGAGGTCAATTCTCATTACCACTAGTGAGACGTTCCTACCTGCAGAAACCGGAAAAGAAATTCACGCCGGTTCCATTTCGTGCACCACTTGGCCGGCGCGCAGGCGCACCAACTGGTCGGCAATATCGAAATAGCGGTCGTCGTGGCTGATCACGATGATGGTCTTGCCCAGGCGCTTGAGGTCCGGCAGCAACTCGGTGTAGAAGACGCGACGGAAGGCCGGGTCCTGGTCGGCCGCCCATTCGTCGAACACCAGCACCGGGCGTTCTTCCAGCCAGGCGTTGACCAGGGCCAGGCGCTTGCGCTGGCCGGTGGACAGGTCGGTGGTGCTGAATACGCCGTCCTTGACGCTGACCTTGTGCGCGATTTCCAGGCGCTCCAGGTACTTGGCGGCACTGTCCAGGGACTGCGTGGCGCTGCCTTGGACCAGGTCATCGAACAGGTAGTAATCGGCGAATACGGTGGTGAACAACTGGCGATAGTCATCGCGCGCGGGGTCGGTCACGGTTTCGCCGTTAAGGCGGATTTCCCCTGCCTGCGGTTGATACAGGCCAAGCAGCAGCTTGATCAGCGTGGTTTTGCCACAGCCATTCTCGCCCACGATAAACACGATATCGCCCTGCTTGATGCTCAGGTTTATCGGCCCCAGGTGGAACGGCTGGCTGCCTTCCACCGGCGGCGGGCTGTAGCTCACGCCGCGCAATTCCAGGCTGTTGACCACCGGCGTGGGGGCTTCGCTGCCATCCATCAGCAGATGGGGTTCAGGCGACGAGAAACGGTCAGAAAGCTCGGTGATGCGCGCAAAGGCAATGCGTGCCTTGCCAATGATCGGCAAGTAACCCACCACATGCTCCAGCGGGCCTTTCATGTACAGCAGCACCAGCACGAAGCCTGTGATCACCGCCGGGTCCGGGTTGGGGTTGTAGGCCTGCATCGCCAGGGCCAGGCCGATGACCACGAAGAACAGCATCGAGCCGAACGTCTTGGCGACGATATAGATGTTCACCGAGCGCACCTGGATGTCGCTGATGCGGTCGGCGGTTTTCTGGATGCGGTGCGTGTTCATGCGGTAGCGGCGTGGCCGGTGAATACGCAGCTCCTTGGCGCCCGAGGCGATCGCAGAGTAATAGCGTTGCAGCTCGTCCTCCTGGTCGCGGGCCTCGTCGAAGCCGCGGATGCCCTTGTGGCCTGCGATAAATTGCACGCTGCTGCCAATGACGATGGCAACGATCATCATCAGGAACATCGGCACCGATAGGTACGCCAGGTAGCCCAGGCAGCCGAGGGTGACGGTGGTCGCGATGGCCAGTGGGGTGAACGCGAAGGAGAAATCGCTGATGGTGTCGACGTCATGGGTCAGCACCGGAATCAGGCGGTGGGAGCGATACTGCTCGATCTGTTCAATAGGCGCCGATAGCACCTTTTCGCCCAGGTCCTTGCGCAGGGCCGCGATAATCCGCTGGCCGACGTAGTTGGTGCCGATATCCGAGACGATCGAACTGGTCAGTGCCAGCAGGCACAGCGCCGCAAACGTCAGAATCACCCCCTGCGTCATTCCGGTGGAGGAGTGCAGGGCATTGTTGATGGTCGCCAGCAGCAACGTGATGGCCAGGCCGCCGGCCATGCCCAGGGCGACGGAGACCGTCACGATGGTGCGAAAGGGCCTGAGCAA
The genomic region above belongs to Pseudomonas azotoformans and contains:
- a CDS encoding cyclic peptide export ABC transporter, translating into MTDPKRGAFSGLLALLRPFRTIVTVSVALGMAGGLAITLLLATINNALHSSTGMTQGVILTFAALCLLALTSSIVSDIGTNYVGQRIIAALRKDLGEKVLSAPIEQIEQYRSHRLIPVLTHDVDTISDFSFAFTPLAIATTVTLGCLGYLAYLSVPMFLMMIVAIVIGSSVQFIAGHKGIRGFDEARDQEDELQRYYSAIASGAKELRIHRPRRYRMNTHRIQKTADRISDIQVRSVNIYIVAKTFGSMLFFVVIGLALAMQAYNPNPDPAVITGFVLVLLYMKGPLEHVVGYLPIIGKARIAFARITELSDRFSSPEPHLLMDGSEAPTPVVNSLELRGVSYSPPPVEGSQPFHLGPINLSIKQGDIVFIVGENGCGKTTLIKLLLGLYQPQAGEIRLNGETVTDPARDDYRQLFTTVFADYYLFDDLVQGSATQSLDSAAKYLERLEIAHKVSVKDGVFSTTDLSTGQRKRLALVNAWLEERPVLVFDEWAADQDPAFRRVFYTELLPDLKRLGKTIIVISHDDRYFDIADQLVRLRAGQVVHEMEPA